In a genomic window of Urocitellus parryii isolate mUroPar1 chromosome 11, mUroPar1.hap1, whole genome shotgun sequence:
- the LOC144249397 gene encoding antigen-presenting glycoprotein CD1d-like — protein MECGWFLLLWVLPQARGSTEVLRRSVLFHYLQISSFTNSSWMHTDALILLGELETHSWSNASDTISFVKPWAQGTFNSQQWVHLQNIFRVFRSSFTRDIQEFAKMLSKEYPMELQLSGGCEVHPGDVFLHVAYQGEHILSFQGTAWEPAPQAPHWVDLVIKVLNQDDGTRETVQWLLNDICPQFLNGLLETGKSELEKQVKPEAWLSSGPSPGPGNLLLVCHVSGFYPQPVWVMWMRGEQEQLGTQRCDILPNGDETWYLQATLDVAAGEAAGLACRVKHSSLGGQDLVLYWGGSHTSVGLVILAVLACLVLVFVLILGFYWIRRHCSYEDIL, from the exons ATGGAGTGCGGGTGGTTCCTGCTGTTGTGGGTGCTCCCCCAGGCGAGGGGAAGTACTGAGG TCCTGCGAAGGAGTGTCCTCTTCCACTATCTGCAGATCTCCTCCTTCACTAACAGCAGCTGGATGCACACTGACGCCTTGATCCTGTTGGGGGAGCTGGAGACACACAGTTGGAGCAATGCCTCTGACACCATCAGCTTTGTGAAGCCCTGGGCCCAGGGCACCTTCAACAGCCAGCAGTGGGTCCACCTGCAGAATATATTTCGGGTTTTTCGAAGCAGCTTCACCAGGGACATACAGGAATTCGCCAAAATGCTGTCCAAAGAGT ATCCCATGGAGCTGCAGCTGTCTGGTGGCTGTGAGGTGCACCCTGGGGACGTCTTTCTCCATGTAGCATATCAAGGAGAACATATCCTGAGTTTCCAGGGAACTGCTTGGGAGCCGGCTCCACAGGCCCCACATTGGGTTGATTTGGTCATCAAAGTGCTCAACCAGGACGATGGGACAAGGGAAACAGTGCAGTGGCTCCTCAATGACATCTGCCCCCAATTTCTGAATGGCCTCCTAGAGACAGGGAAGTCAGAACTGGAGAAGCAAG TGAAGCCCGAGGCCTGGCTGTCCAGTGGGCCTAGCCCTGGACCAGGCAATCTGCTGCTGGTGTGCCATGTGTCTGGATTCTACCCTCAGCCTGTGTGGGTGATGTGGATGCGAGGTGAGCAGGAGCAGCTGGGCACTCAGAGATGTGACATCCTGCCCAATGGTGATGAGACGTGGTATCTCCAAGCAACCCTGGATGTGGCAGCTGGGGAGGCAGCTGGCCTGGCCTGCAGGGTGAAGCACAGCAGCCTAGGAGGGCAGGACCTCGTCCTCTACTGGG GTGGGAGCCATACCTCTGTGGGCTTGGTCATCCTGGCAGTACTGGCTTGCCTGGTGCTAGTCTTTGTGCTCATTCTAGGCTTCTATTGGATCAGGAGACACTG CTCCTATGAAGACATCTTGTGA